One window of Campylobacter sp. RM12651 genomic DNA carries:
- the rplS gene encoding 50S ribosomal protein L19 yields MRNKYIEQFEAKQIEGKNIPDFRAGDTLKLAIHIKEGDKSRVQNFEGICIARRGQGTGETFMVRKIGANGVGVERIFPIYSDSLESITVVRHGKVRRSRLFYLRRLRGKAARIKELKR; encoded by the coding sequence ATGAGAAATAAATATATTGAGCAGTTTGAAGCTAAACAAATTGAAGGAAAAAATATTCCTGATTTTAGAGCTGGCGATACATTAAAACTTGCTATTCATATTAAAGAAGGTGATAAGTCAAGGGTTCAAAATTTTGAAGGTATTTGTATAGCTCGTCGTGGTCAAGGCACAGGTGAAACTTTTATGGTTCGCAAAATTGGTGCAAATGGTGTTGGAGTAGAAAGAATATTCCCAATTTATTCTGATAGTCTAGAAAGTATTACGGTAGTTCGCCATGGTAAAGTAAGACGCTCAAGACTATTCTATCTACGCAGATTACGCGGTAAAGCTGCAAGAATTAAAGAACTTAAACGCTAA
- a CDS encoding GNAT family N-acetyltransferase, with translation MITIQKASEKDLDLILGFIKKLADYENLSSSVVATKELLKENLFIKQKAYVLIAYYDLKPVGFALYFNNFSTFLGKCGIYLEDLFVDVEYRNKGIGKALIKELAKIANQSDYERIDWVCLKDNYPSLEVYKKIGANTKDEWLLHRLEKSDINNLLNNK, from the coding sequence ATGATTACAATACAAAAAGCTTCAGAAAAAGATTTAGATTTAATCTTAGGATTTATTAAAAAATTAGCTGATTATGAAAACTTATCAAGTAGCGTTGTGGCTACTAAAGAACTTTTAAAAGAAAACTTATTTATAAAACAAAAAGCTTATGTTTTAATAGCTTATTATGATTTAAAGCCTGTTGGATTTGCTTTGTATTTTAATAATTTCTCTACATTTTTAGGAAAATGTGGAATTTATTTAGAAGATTTATTCGTTGATGTTGAATACAGAAATAAAGGAATAGGAAAAGCACTCATAAAAGAGCTAGCTAAAATAGCTAATCAAAGTGATTATGAAAGAATTGATTGGGTTTGTCTTAAAGACAACTATCCAAGTCTTGAAGTTTATAAAAAAATAGGAGCTAATACAAAAGATGAATGGCTACTACATAGACTTGAAAAATCAGATATAAACAACCTTTTAAATAATAAATAA
- a CDS encoding acyl-[ACP]--phospholipid O-acyltransferase: MRNDFLKINGIIAFLLVGFLNAFVDLGHKIIIQNTVYKIYDGSTQLFLTAIINALILLPYIFSFSISGFLADKYPKNKVMKITALANIFLVSIICFSYYNGYFYLAFIMTLIMGIQSALYSPAKYGYIKELVGIKQLAMGNGAINAVSIVAILCGMLVFSLGFELLLNEFSTSKDILTQVAPLGLLLVAFSVLEFILASKLPQVKSENSNLAFNKNDYLKGVLLKNNLSLIFQNKVIWLCIIGIAFFWAISQLYLVSFPVFAKFHLNELNTFYVQGVMAASAIGVIIGSIIAGRFSKNYIELGLIPLGALGLFLSSLLISFLNNLFAFALVFFIFGISGAIFTIALNSLIQFNAKENELGIVLAGNNFIQNIFMLSFVILATFFAYLEIDVLYLFYFIVVVSFLGSFYVLIKLPFSLVRIIVSLAFYQKYRLLVAGFENIPQNKGVLLLGNHISFIDWAIIQMAIPKKVHFVMERKYYQKWYIRMFIKHFGVIPVSSAASKEALELIATYIKKGEIVCIFPEGTLSRHGHLNEFKSGFELACKDLSEDDGIIIPFYIHGLWGSSFSRSDEEYNLRNKKIGKREIAIAFGTALSIHSSKELVKAKVFELSFLATKTQSDNLKTIEKAFILSAKKYSQNIAINDPLAGDISYKKLLALSLVLSKKIPNDENIGILLPASFASTLVNLASLFAGKTIVNLNYTAGIKAINQAKESANIKHIYTSSKFLEKLENKGFKLELENVNIIYLEDLIKAIKKEKLDIIFKLFLISILPSFMLQALFTKNLSNEKTAAILFSSGSEGMPKGVMLSHKNILSNIASISSIICAKDDDVILSSLPPFHAFGLTVTTFMPLIEGIKSATCADPTDALGVAKTIVKNNVSIMCATSTFLGIYARNKKIDEIMFDSLRIVVAGAEKLKPEIKSAFELKFKKNIYEGYGATETTPVASVNLPNKFDSTYWQLHRANKDKSVGMPLPGTAIRIVDPLSYEELKANEDGLILIGGHQVMQGYLNNPEKTAEVIKEIDGIRWYNTGDKGHLDEDGFLYIVDRYSRFAKIGGEMISLGLVESEVAKVINNDEVKLCSTSLEDDKKGEMVVLLIECSEEKFDYFVDLIKQSEILAIYKPSKYILIKEIPLLGSGKVDYKEAKALAKSILENN, translated from the coding sequence ATGAGAAACGATTTTTTAAAAATCAATGGAATAATCGCATTTTTATTAGTTGGATTTTTGAATGCTTTTGTTGATTTAGGACATAAAATCATTATTCAAAACACGGTTTATAAGATTTATGATGGAAGCACGCAATTATTTTTAACTGCAATTATTAATGCTTTAATTTTATTACCTTATATTTTTAGCTTTTCAATATCTGGATTTTTAGCTGATAAATATCCTAAAAATAAAGTTATGAAAATAACTGCTTTAGCAAATATATTTTTAGTATCAATCATTTGTTTTAGTTATTACAATGGTTATTTTTATCTAGCCTTTATAATGACGCTTATTATGGGTATTCAATCAGCCTTATATTCTCCTGCTAAATATGGTTATATTAAAGAGCTAGTCGGCATCAAGCAACTTGCTATGGGAAATGGTGCTATAAATGCTGTTAGTATTGTGGCTATTTTGTGCGGAATGCTTGTATTTTCTTTAGGTTTTGAATTATTATTAAACGAGTTTAGCACGAGTAAGGATATATTAACTCAAGTAGCTCCACTAGGCTTATTACTAGTAGCTTTTAGTGTTTTAGAATTTATTTTAGCGTCTAAATTACCACAGGTTAAAAGTGAAAATTCTAATTTGGCATTCAATAAAAACGATTATTTAAAAGGAGTTTTGCTTAAAAACAACCTTAGCTTAATATTTCAAAATAAAGTAATTTGGCTATGTATAATAGGAATTGCCTTCTTTTGGGCTATTTCTCAATTATATTTAGTATCTTTTCCTGTATTTGCTAAGTTTCATCTAAATGAATTAAACACCTTTTATGTGCAAGGCGTAATGGCAGCTAGTGCAATAGGCGTTATTATAGGTTCAATAATTGCAGGTAGATTTTCTAAAAACTACATTGAATTAGGGCTTATCCCGCTTGGTGCTTTAGGATTATTTTTAAGCTCATTATTAATAAGCTTTCTTAATAATTTATTTGCCTTTGCACTTGTATTTTTTATATTTGGCATATCTGGGGCAATATTTACAATCGCTCTTAATTCTTTAATACAATTTAATGCTAAAGAAAATGAATTAGGTATAGTCTTAGCAGGAAATAATTTTATTCAAAATATTTTTATGCTAAGTTTTGTAATACTTGCTACTTTTTTTGCTTATTTAGAAATTGATGTTTTATATTTGTTTTATTTCATTGTAGTTGTGAGTTTTTTAGGCTCTTTTTATGTATTAATAAAACTGCCTTTTTCTTTAGTAAGAATAATAGTAAGCCTTGCTTTTTATCAAAAATATAGATTATTAGTAGCAGGGTTTGAAAATATCCCACAAAATAAAGGAGTGCTATTATTAGGCAATCATATTTCCTTTATTGACTGGGCTATTATACAAATGGCAATCCCTAAAAAAGTGCATTTTGTAATGGAGAGAAAATACTATCAAAAATGGTATATTAGAATGTTTATAAAGCATTTTGGAGTAATCCCTGTAAGCTCTGCTGCAAGTAAAGAGGCCTTAGAATTAATTGCAACTTATATCAAAAAAGGCGAAATTGTTTGTATTTTCCCTGAAGGAACTCTCTCAAGACACGGACATTTAAATGAATTTAAAAGTGGATTTGAATTAGCGTGCAAGGATTTAAGCGAAGATGATGGGATTATAATTCCTTTTTATATCCACGGGCTTTGGGGTAGTTCGTTTTCAAGAAGTGATGAAGAATACAATTTAAGAAATAAAAAAATCGGTAAAAGAGAAATAGCAATAGCATTCGGAACAGCCCTTAGCATACATTCAAGTAAAGAATTAGTAAAAGCTAAAGTGTTTGAACTATCATTCTTAGCTACAAAAACTCAAAGCGATAATCTAAAAACAATAGAAAAAGCCTTTATCCTAAGTGCTAAAAAATACTCACAAAATATAGCGATAAACGACCCTTTAGCAGGAGATATAAGCTACAAAAAACTCCTAGCATTAAGCCTAGTGCTTAGTAAAAAAATCCCTAACGATGAAAATATAGGCATATTATTACCTGCTTCATTTGCTTCAACGCTTGTAAATCTAGCTAGTTTATTTGCTGGAAAAACCATAGTAAATCTAAATTACACCGCAGGAATAAAAGCAATAAATCAAGCAAAAGAAAGTGCAAATATAAAGCATATTTATACATCATCTAAATTCTTAGAAAAGCTAGAAAATAAAGGCTTTAAATTAGAATTAGAAAATGTAAATATCATTTATTTAGAAGATTTAATAAAAGCAATAAAAAAAGAAAAGCTAGATATTATCTTTAAACTCTTTTTAATAAGTATCTTACCTAGCTTTATGTTACAAGCCTTATTTACTAAGAATTTAAGCAATGAAAAAACAGCTGCGATTTTATTTAGTAGTGGTAGCGAAGGAATGCCTAAAGGAGTTATGCTAAGCCATAAAAATATCTTAAGCAATATTGCTTCAATTTCTAGCATAATTTGTGCAAAAGATGATGATGTAATACTCTCATCTTTACCGCCATTTCACGCATTTGGACTAACCGTTACTACATTTATGCCTTTAATAGAAGGGATAAAAAGTGCAACTTGTGCTGACCCTACCGATGCTTTAGGCGTTGCAAAAACTATAGTAAAAAATAATGTTAGCATTATGTGTGCAACTTCTACATTTTTAGGAATTTATGCAAGAAATAAAAAAATAGATGAAATTATGTTTGATAGCCTTAGAATTGTAGTTGCAGGTGCTGAAAAATTAAAGCCCGAGATTAAATCAGCTTTTGAGCTAAAGTTCAAAAAAAATATTTACGAAGGTTACGGAGCTACCGAGACAACACCTGTTGCAAGTGTGAATCTACCTAATAAATTTGATAGCACATATTGGCAACTACATAGAGCAAATAAAGATAAAAGCGTAGGTATGCCTTTACCTGGCACTGCTATTAGAATAGTTGATCCACTAAGCTATGAAGAATTAAAAGCAAACGAAGATGGACTTATTTTAATAGGCGGACACCAAGTAATGCAAGGATATTTAAATAATCCTGAAAAAACTGCCGAAGTTATAAAAGAAATAGACGGCATTAGATGGTATAACACAGGGGATAAGGGACATTTAGATGAAGATGGATTTTTATACATTGTAGATAGATATTCAAGGTTTGCAAAAATTGGTGGAGAGATGATTTCTTTAGGACTTGTTGAAAGCGAAGTTGCTAAAGTGATTAATAATGATGAAGTAAAACTCTGCTCTACTTCTTTAGAAGATGATAAAAAAGGCGAGATGGTAGTTTTATTAATTGAATGTAGTGAAGAAAAATTTGATTATTTTGTAGATTTAATAAAACAAAGCGAAATACTAGCAATTTATAAACCTAGTAAATATATTTTGATAAAAGAAATTCCATTATTAGGCAGTGGAAAGGTAGATTATAAAGAAGCAAAAGCCCTAGCTAAAAGTATTTTAGAAAACAATTAA
- the traF gene encoding conjugal transfer protein TraF gives MRFFLAIFIFLLCACKDEAMLALNSKEPIHLSYSAKEQALKGLNEPFMLFFYTKDCGVCAKQIPILNELSKDYKIIAVLGGMRDYDMAKESLKGVTFATIYESLDVEYLSNVVGGVWGVPAMFIYDKDGKMVKKFISLTPKSVLENELNMLI, from the coding sequence ATGAGATTTTTTCTAGCAATTTTCATATTTTTACTTTGTGCTTGTAAAGATGAAGCAATGTTAGCTTTAAATTCAAAAGAGCCAATACATTTAAGTTATAGTGCGAAAGAACAAGCATTAAAGGGATTAAATGAGCCTTTTATGTTATTTTTTTACACAAAGGATTGCGGTGTATGTGCTAAACAAATTCCTATCTTAAATGAGCTTAGTAAGGATTATAAAATTATTGCTGTATTAGGTGGTATGAGAGATTATGATATGGCAAAAGAAAGCTTAAAAGGTGTTACATTTGCTACTATTTATGAGAGTTTAGATGTTGAGTATTTAAGCAATGTAGTAGGTGGTGTTTGGGGTGTGCCTGCTATGTTTATTTACGATAAAGATGGAAAAATGGTTAAAAAATTTATATCGCTTACTCCAAAATCTGTCTTAGAAAATGAATTAAATATGTTGATTTAA
- a CDS encoding thioredoxin-like domain-containing protein produces the protein MNKILIVLILLFFVSCEDNKLVLNKQAPNILAKTTALNKIELKRQGIELIEFWQNGCAACLKVMAGLNEFANENNISIYAINSIDDLNTIKKHELEHQYSNMIFLKDEEDISWSRYDIFAVPTLFILKDGIYVDKVLGDRSLEFLTNKIKEYL, from the coding sequence ATGAATAAAATTCTAATAGTTTTAATACTTTTGTTTTTTGTATCTTGCGAAGATAATAAGCTAGTATTAAATAAACAAGCTCCTAATATTCTTGCAAAAACTACAGCTTTAAATAAAATAGAGTTAAAAAGACAAGGTATAGAATTGATAGAATTTTGGCAAAATGGTTGTGCTGCTTGTCTTAAAGTAATGGCTGGATTAAATGAATTTGCGAATGAAAATAATATTAGTATCTATGCAATTAATTCTATTGATGATTTAAATACTATTAAAAAACATGAATTAGAACACCAATATTCAAATATGATTTTTTTAAAAGATGAAGAAGACATTAGCTGGAGTAGGTATGATATTTTTGCTGTTCCGACTTTATTTATTTTAAAAGATGGAATTTATGTGGATAAAGTATTAGGTGATAGAAGTTTGGAATTTTTAACTAATAAGATTAAGGAATATTTATGA
- a CDS encoding ABC transporter ATP-binding protein, with protein MSIIKVSNLHKRFDKAHVLKGLNFELNQGRWLSIVGKSGSGKTTLLNILSLLDNASEGEYFLDGINVTHLSEADKQRIRREKIGLIFQQFHLIPYLSVLENVMLAQYYHSSIEENDAKKILDKVGLLDRLEHLPSELSGGQQQRLCIARSLINNPNILLADEPTGNLDEENGEIVLDIFKKLRSEGKTIILITHNPDLAKNGDEIITIKDGLIVNE; from the coding sequence ATGAGTATTATTAAGGTTAGTAATTTACATAAAAGATTTGATAAAGCCCATGTTTTAAAAGGTCTTAATTTTGAATTAAATCAAGGTCGTTGGCTTAGTATTGTAGGTAAGAGTGGTAGTGGAAAAACTACGCTTTTAAATATTTTATCATTGCTTGATAATGCAAGTGAAGGCGAATACTTTTTAGATGGTATTAATGTAACTCATTTAAGTGAAGCTGATAAACAAAGAATAAGAAGAGAAAAAATAGGGCTTATTTTTCAACAATTTCATTTAATACCTTATTTAAGCGTATTAGAAAATGTTATGCTAGCTCAATATTATCATTCAAGTATTGAAGAAAATGATGCTAAGAAAATCTTAGATAAAGTAGGATTGTTAGATAGATTAGAGCATTTACCTAGCGAATTAAGTGGTGGTCAGCAACAACGCCTTTGTATAGCTAGAAGTCTTATTAATAATCCAAATATTTTATTAGCTGATGAGCCTACTGGCAATCTTGATGAAGAAAATGGAGAAATAGTTTTAGATATATTCAAAAAATTAAGAAGCGAAGGCAAGACAATTATATTAATTACTCACAATCCTGACTTGGCTAAAAATGGAGATGAGATAATTACTATTAAAGATGGACTTATAGTGAATGAATAA
- a CDS encoding FtsX-like permease family protein, with amino-acid sequence MSVNNFFFTQVKKSIVFSKQRLIIVLISIFIGTCVTNAFLNIYFDIDNKMSKELKSYGANMLISSKSDDYLDIKEANLIKSKISKDKLLAYSPYLYFSPVFSTRQLIVAGVDFDEFKKINKFLLVKKGSLSQSEYSKDNSIYLGIDLANTLKKDINQKLPLTIVKNGIPYEKTYIIKGIFSTGDEIDAMAFINLNSAKDLSGINDKYSYVSLIVDDDFENLSELSKIAVSNNAELKPILSVSLKEGAILEKIKGLMFLISIVILIISSTSVNTTLSSIIFSRKKEIALHLALGASFKDIAKLFAYEVFILAVVSSLLGTIGGYFLAQILGNIIFNASIDFRLSAFVLSIFISLFFASFAAYFPIKKALQIDIVGNLRGE; translated from the coding sequence ATGAGCGTAAATAACTTTTTTTTCACACAAGTTAAAAAGAGTATAGTTTTTTCAAAGCAAAGATTAATAATAGTTTTAATATCAATTTTTATAGGAACTTGCGTTACTAATGCTTTTTTAAATATATATTTTGATATTGACAATAAAATGAGCAAAGAGCTTAAAAGTTACGGAGCTAATATGCTAATTAGTTCTAAAAGTGATGATTATTTAGATATTAAAGAAGCTAATTTAATTAAATCAAAAATTAGTAAAGACAAATTATTAGCTTATTCTCCTTATTTATACTTTAGCCCTGTTTTTTCTACAAGGCAATTAATAGTGGCTGGGGTTGATTTTGATGAATTTAAAAAAATCAATAAGTTTTTATTAGTTAAAAAAGGTAGCCTAAGTCAAAGCGAATATTCAAAAGATAATAGTATTTATTTAGGTATAGACTTAGCAAATACTCTAAAAAAAGACATAAATCAAAAACTACCTTTAACAATAGTAAAAAATGGTATTCCTTATGAAAAAACTTATATTATAAAAGGGATTTTTTCTACTGGAGATGAGATTGATGCTATGGCTTTTATCAATTTAAATTCCGCTAAAGATTTATCGGGTATTAATGATAAATATTCTTATGTATCTTTAATAGTTGATGATGATTTTGAAAATCTATCAGAGCTTAGCAAAATAGCAGTAAGCAATAATGCAGAATTAAAACCAATTTTAAGTGTTAGTTTAAAAGAAGGAGCAATTTTAGAAAAAATAAAAGGTCTTATGTTTTTGATTTCTATTGTTATTTTAATAATTAGCTCAACAAGTGTTAATACAACTCTTAGTTCAATTATTTTTTCAAGAAAAAAAGAAATAGCCTTGCATTTAGCTCTTGGGGCTAGTTTTAAAGATATAGCAAAATTATTTGCTTATGAAGTATTTATTTTAGCTGTTGTTTCATCTTTATTAGGCACTATTGGTGGGTATTTTTTAGCACAGATTTTAGGCAATATTATTTTTAATGCTAGTATAGATTTTAGATTAAGTGCTTTTGTGCTTTCAATTTTTATATCATTATTTTTTGCATCATTTGCTGCGTATTTTCCGATAAAAAAAGCATTGCAAATAGATATAGTAGGTAATTTAAGAGGAGAATAA
- a CDS encoding ABC transporter permease → MFLRIVKKSILGNPIQKLLSFATIFLACLLLACMLNITLGVGNQLGKELRNYGANISVLPQGSSYSIEVGNKSFKLQSESKFLNLDDLRKIKDIFWSNNITAIAPFKQRQVEFQGKKISILGTYFNKELVIEQDKFGNKTVVFDTGFLSLLPFLKTDLNFVNDNSLENEVNISEKLANSLNLKANDTFKVLINDKEVELKVVGIVSNLGDYEDKILINIDRLNDILNEPNTYERAEVSALTIPENDIAHRARYDIKSLNQVEFDNWYCTAFVSSIAYQIEENYKGASAKAVSKVADAESSIVKKIQGLMGIIFIISLIVASIAEASLINSDVYRRKKEIGLFKALGASNLQVYLVFAIDYLFVSLIASIFGAVFGFFVSDIISYSIFSHSIEYNFIIIFICMFFASLVALLGSLIATKNFVNLEIVEVLYERK, encoded by the coding sequence ATGTTTTTAAGAATAGTAAAAAAATCAATTTTAGGCAATCCTATTCAAAAATTATTAAGTTTTGCGACTATTTTTTTAGCTTGTTTGCTCCTTGCTTGTATGCTTAATATAACTCTTGGAGTTGGCAATCAGCTAGGAAAAGAGCTAAGAAATTATGGAGCAAATATTAGTGTTTTACCACAAGGCTCATCTTATAGTATTGAAGTTGGTAATAAAAGCTTTAAATTACAAAGCGAAAGTAAATTCCTAAATCTTGATGATTTGAGAAAAATTAAAGATATTTTCTGGTCAAATAATATAACAGCAATAGCTCCATTTAAACAACGCCAAGTAGAATTTCAAGGCAAAAAAATCAGTATCTTAGGCACATATTTTAATAAAGAATTAGTCATAGAACAAGATAAATTTGGTAATAAAACCGTGGTATTTGATACTGGATTTTTATCTCTTTTACCTTTTTTAAAGACTGATTTAAATTTTGTAAATGATAATAGTTTAGAAAATGAAGTAAATATAAGTGAAAAATTAGCAAATTCTTTAAATCTTAAAGCTAACGATACTTTTAAAGTGCTTATAAATGATAAAGAAGTAGAGTTAAAAGTAGTTGGCATTGTGAGTAATTTGGGTGATTATGAAGATAAAATTTTAATTAATATAGATAGATTAAATGATATTTTAAATGAGCCAAATACTTATGAAAGAGCAGAAGTATCAGCTCTAACAATTCCAGAAAATGACATAGCTCATAGGGCAAGATATGATATAAAGAGTTTAAATCAAGTAGAATTTGATAATTGGTATTGCACGGCTTTTGTAAGCTCTATTGCATATCAAATTGAAGAAAATTATAAAGGAGCAAGTGCAAAAGCTGTTAGTAAAGTAGCAGATGCTGAAAGCTCTATCGTTAAAAAAATTCAAGGTCTAATGGGAATTATTTTTATCATATCTTTAATCGTTGCAAGTATTGCAGAAGCGTCTTTAATAAATAGTGATGTTTATAGAAGAAAAAAAGAAATAGGTTTGTTTAAAGCATTAGGCGCTAGTAATTTACAAGTTTATTTGGTTTTTGCAATTGATTATTTATTTGTTAGTTTAATTGCTAGTATTTTTGGTGCTGTGTTTGGATTTTTTGTAAGTGATATTATATCTTATAGTATTTTTTCTCATAGTATTGAATATAACTTCATAATTATATTTATTTGTATGTTTTTTGCTAGTTTGGTGGCTTTACTTGGCTCATTAATAGCTACTAAGAATTTTGTAAATCTTGAAATAGTTGAGGTGTTATATGAGCGTAAATAA
- a CDS encoding Fe-S-containing protein, translated as MSIYFVHIFLECFLVSFFTAFYAKNSSLKLNIIFTLVGFIFGYILFYIFHYEKVDRIGVLTANIILLVTLFFSLIKLVIFKNNSLFAYILSFFISLAASLKYFLLSVAYPIFSSSLLDTQGILNFGFILLAIFICIIFYINFLFANSNSFSKSRICIYVIFAIMFLNTAFAEIMYYLIRIGVSDSSILLSYITKSRYYAEFYYYICLILGIVYVGTCLKNRPKYREKACDFDIEYRKNIAKTFSINSHFTIHFILSISAALVMLFYDLVDSKPIQVDEPKIITPKNKDYFEFDAKDIQDGKLYRYAYISSSGKEIRFFIINRHAGKQTPVVVFDACSICGDNGYVMKNNELLCVACNVRIFLPSVGKEGGCNPIPLKFEVINDKIIVKVKDVLGGENYFSKVVEMQVQDPVNKEKFLNTKAKKTYIYNGISYYFNSDESYQEFKKDPSKFVSSSDKALFLIERRS; from the coding sequence ATGAGTATATATTTTGTGCATATATTTTTAGAGTGCTTTTTAGTTAGTTTTTTTACAGCTTTTTATGCTAAAAATTCATCATTAAAATTAAATATTATTTTTACTTTAGTTGGTTTTATTTTTGGATATATTTTATTTTATATATTCCACTATGAAAAAGTAGATAGAATAGGGGTATTAACAGCTAATATAATTTTATTAGTTACTTTATTTTTTAGCTTAATTAAATTAGTAATTTTTAAAAATAATTCTTTATTTGCTTATATATTAAGCTTTTTTATATCTTTAGCAGCTTCTTTAAAATACTTTTTATTATCAGTTGCTTATCCTATATTTTCATCAAGCTTATTAGATACTCAAGGGATTTTAAATTTTGGCTTTATTTTATTAGCTATTTTTATTTGTATTATTTTTTATATTAATTTTCTTTTTGCTAATTCAAATTCATTTTCAAAATCAAGAATTTGTATTTATGTAATTTTTGCAATTATGTTTTTAAATACTGCTTTTGCTGAGATTATGTATTATCTAATTAGAATTGGAGTTAGTGATAGCTCTATTTTGCTTAGTTATATTACTAAGAGTAGATATTATGCCGAGTTTTATTATTATATTTGCTTGATTTTAGGTATTGTTTATGTTGGCACTTGCTTAAAAAATAGACCAAAATATAGAGAAAAAGCTTGTGATTTTGACATAGAATATAGAAAAAATATCGCAAAAACTTTTAGTATAAATTCTCATTTTACTATTCATTTTATATTAAGTATTAGTGCTGCTTTAGTTATGTTATTTTATGATTTAGTAGATTCTAAACCTATTCAAGTTGATGAGCCAAAAATCATTACTCCTAAAAATAAAGATTATTTTGAATTTGATGCTAAAGATATTCAAGATGGTAAATTATATCGCTATGCTTATATTTCTAGTTCTGGTAAGGAAATTAGATTTTTTATAATTAATCGCCACGCAGGTAAGCAAACTCCTGTAGTAGTATTTGATGCTTGTAGTATTTGTGGGGATAATGGCTATGTTATGAAAAATAATGAATTATTATGTGTAGCTTGTAATGTTAGGATATTTTTACCTAGCGTAGGTAAAGAAGGTGGTTGTAATCCAATTCCTTTAAAATTTGAAGTTATCAATGATAAGATAATTGTAAAAGTAAAAGATGTATTAGGTGGGGAAAACTATTTTAGTAAAGTAGTTGAAATGCAAGTTCAAGACCCAGTAAATAAAGAAAAATTTCTAAACACAAAAGCTAAGAAAACCTATATTTATAATGGTATTAGCTATTATTTTAATTCTGATGAAAGTTATCAAGAATTTAAAAAAGACCCATCAAAATTTGTAAGCTCAAGTGATAAAGCTTTATTTTTGATTGAAAGAAGAAGTTAG
- a CDS encoding iron transporter, with protein MKKSLLSLVAGAFLASSVFAGEVEIPTIDGAESYKLHGMEIAAVYLQPIEMEPRGIDLAASLADIHLEADIHALKENPNGFPEGFWMPYLTIGYKLTNLDNGKTKVGKLMPMVADDGPHYGANIKMDTGIGNYELEFVIDNPEKQGFGRHVDKETGVGEWFDTFNVKYKFKYTGTPDK; from the coding sequence ATGAAAAAATCATTGCTTAGTTTAGTAGCAGGTGCTTTTTTAGCGTCTTCAGTGTTTGCAGGAGAAGTTGAAATTCCTACAATTGATGGTGCAGAAAGCTATAAATTACACGGAATGGAAATAGCAGCTGTGTATCTTCAACCAATTGAAATGGAACCAAGAGGTATTGATTTAGCAGCGTCTTTAGCTGATATTCACTTAGAAGCTGACATTCACGCTCTTAAAGAAAATCCAAATGGTTTTCCTGAAGGTTTTTGGATGCCATATCTTACAATTGGCTATAAATTAACTAACCTTGATAATGGTAAAACAAAAGTTGGAAAACTTATGCCAATGGTAGCTGATGATGGTCCTCACTATGGTGCAAATATTAAAATGGATACAGGAATTGGTAATTATGAATTAGAATTTGTAATTGATAATCCTGAAAAACAAGGTTTTGGTCGCCACGTAGATAAAGAAACAGGTGTTGGCGAGTGGTTTGATACATTTAATGTTAAATACAAATTCAAATACACAGGAACACCTGATAAATAA